The following proteins are co-located in the Seriola aureovittata isolate HTS-2021-v1 ecotype China chromosome 7, ASM2101889v1, whole genome shotgun sequence genome:
- the plekhf2 gene encoding pleckstrin homology domain-containing family F member 2 — MVDRLANSEANSKRIAVVEGCFGAAGQPLAIPGRVLIGEGVLTKLCRKKPKARQFFLFNDILVYGNIVIQKKKYNKQHIIPLESVTIDTVPDEGDLRNGWLIKTPTKSFAVYAATATEKSEWMNHIGKCVGDLLQKSGKAPTGEHAAVWVPDSEAAVCMRCQKVKFTPVSRRHHCRKCGFVVCGPCSEKKYLLPSQSSKPVRVCEYCYVQLTSGSLAPRSDSISRPGSKFNNLSDDEDEDDSSD, encoded by the coding sequence ATGGTGGACCGGCTTGCGAACAGCGAGGCCAACTCCAAGCGGATCGCGGTGGTGGAGGGCTGCTTTGGGGCGGCGGGCCAGCCGCTGGCCATCCCGGGCCGCGTGCTGATCGGCGAGGGCGTCCTCACCAAACTCTGCCGCAAGAAGCCGAAGGCGCGGCAGTTCTTCCTCTTCAACGACATCCTGGTCTACGGCAACATCGTCATTCAGAAGAAGAAGTACAACAAGCAGCACATCATCCCGCTGGAGAGCGTCACCATCGACACGGTGCCGGACGAGGGCGACCTGCGCAACGGCTGGCTCATCAAGACGCCCACCAAGTCCTTCGCCGTCTACGCCGCCACCGCCACCGAGAAGTCGGAGTGGATGAACCACATAGGGAAATGTGTGGGAGACTTGCTACAGAAAAGCGGCAAGGCTCCGACCGGAGAGCACGCCGCCGTCTGGGTGCCCGACTCAGAGGCGGCGGTGTGCATGCGCTGCCAGAAGGTGAAGTTCACACCTGTGAGCCGCCGCCACCACTGCAGGAAGTGCGGCTTCGTGGTGTGCGGGCCGTGCTCGGAGAAGAAGTACCTCCTGCCCAGCCAGTCGTCTAAACCCGTCCGAGTCTGCGAATACTGCTACGTGCAGCTGACGTCGGGGAGCCTCGCGCCGCGGTCAGACTCCATCAGCCGGCCggggtcaaagttcaacaaCCTGTCGGACGACGAGGACGAAGACGACAGCAGTGACTGA